One segment of Theobroma cacao cultivar B97-61/B2 chromosome 9, Criollo_cocoa_genome_V2, whole genome shotgun sequence DNA contains the following:
- the LOC18590094 gene encoding (R)-specific enoyl-CoA hydratase isoform X2, whose amino-acid sequence MFVKSSVLVNVSSLRYLSSSSSASPLLKAGDVLRHRRIFSDKDVVEYSKVTHDANPLHLDSESARAAGFEDRLVHGMLVASLFPRIISSHFPGAIYVSQSLHFRSPVYIGDEIVGEVHAVNIKDTKNRYLAKFSTKCFKNGQLLVLDGEAMAILPTLAVEQVQSEE is encoded by the exons ATGTTCGTGAAGAGTTCTGTCTTGGTAAATGTGTCTTCTTTGAGATACTTGtcgtcatcatcatcagcatcaCCTCTACTTAAAGCTGGAGATGTTTTAAGACATAGAAGAATATTCTCGGATAAAGATGTTGTTGAGTATTCTAAAGTGACCCATGATGCAAATCCTTTGCACTTGGATTCTGAATCTGCTCGAGCTGCTGGGTTCGAAGATCGGCTTGTACATGGGATGCTTGTTGCTTCACTGTTTCCTCGGATTATTTCCTCCCACTTT CCTGGAGCTATATATGTTTCGCAAAGCTTGCACTTCAGGTCGCCAGTTTATATTGGAGATGAAATTGTGGGTGAGGTACATGCTGTCAATATAAAAGATACCAAGAACAGATACCT AGCGAAATTCTCAACCAAGTGCTTCAAGAATGGTCAGCTTCTTGTTCTTGATGGTGAGGCCATGGCAATTTTACCAACTCTAGCTGTGGAACAAGTGCAATCTGAGGAATGA
- the LOC18590094 gene encoding (R)-specific enoyl-CoA hydratase isoform X1 encodes MFLRMFVKSSVLVNVSSLRYLSSSSSASPLLKAGDVLRHRRIFSDKDVVEYSKVTHDANPLHLDSESARAAGFEDRLVHGMLVASLFPRIISSHFPGAIYVSQSLHFRSPVYIGDEIVGEVHAVNIKDTKNRYLAKFSTKCFKNGQLLVLDGEAMAILPTLAVEQVQSEE; translated from the exons ATGTTTCTCAGGATGTTCGTGAAGAGTTCTGTCTTGGTAAATGTGTCTTCTTTGAGATACTTGtcgtcatcatcatcagcatcaCCTCTACTTAAAGCTGGAGATGTTTTAAGACATAGAAGAATATTCTCGGATAAAGATGTTGTTGAGTATTCTAAAGTGACCCATGATGCAAATCCTTTGCACTTGGATTCTGAATCTGCTCGAGCTGCTGGGTTCGAAGATCGGCTTGTACATGGGATGCTTGTTGCTTCACTGTTTCCTCGGATTATTTCCTCCCACTTT CCTGGAGCTATATATGTTTCGCAAAGCTTGCACTTCAGGTCGCCAGTTTATATTGGAGATGAAATTGTGGGTGAGGTACATGCTGTCAATATAAAAGATACCAAGAACAGATACCT AGCGAAATTCTCAACCAAGTGCTTCAAGAATGGTCAGCTTCTTGTTCTTGATGGTGAGGCCATGGCAATTTTACCAACTCTAGCTGTGGAACAAGTGCAATCTGAGGAATGA